ttataaaaacgcAGCTAAAggtagagcattagcggcgctttttggaaaacgccgctaaaaataagcattaCCGGCGTTTTCCAAAAAGTGCCGCCAAAAACCTAagccaaacgacgtcgttttttgaGTTTTGGGGccgttagcggcgtttttgaataagcgccactaatgctcgggcctttagcggcgtttgtgaagaagtgccgctaatgctcgggcctttagcggcgtttttgaataagcgccgctaatgctcgggcctttagcggcgttttttaaaaagcgccgctaatgcttgggcctttagcggcatttttgaaaaagcgccgctaatgcccgcttttgattattttttattataagttaaaaaaatagatatttcgttgtatttattatatattggtcaaatttacatttaaatgataacaaataatattttttaatacaaaaattttttattaaagagaagtcctaactcctaactatttattattatttttcaatcacagtttatttaaactactttactagaaaaatatattaaattatgagtaaaataaaatatcataaaacttaaattgtaaaagagacgataatattaattttaaaatatttaattaattaacattatagtttagggtttaatatatatggtttagggtatatggttaatttaggatttaaggccggtttaggagttacaattttaaggtttctagattatggaattatgtaTTATGGATTAAGGATTCTAGTTTAAGGGTTGtaatttaggggttaggggttagagattaagagttagtattttaaggtttatgaattTAGTgtcaggttagggtttagggtttagattaattagtgtgttctaatttatattgaataaggtgtaggggttaggggttaaggatttgggttagggtttagggtctagattaattagtgttttttaatttatatattaaataagatttaggggttagtagttaggggttaggggttagtgGTTAAAGGTTAgaggttaagagttagtgatttagggtttaaagatttagggtcgggttagggtttaaggtttagattaattagtatttttaattcatatattaattaagtttttatataattgtaaaagaggggttaggggtttaggggttatgtTCTATGATTCAGGGTTTAGGAGataggggttaagggtttagattaattggtattttttaatttatatattaaataatttcttatataattgtaaaagagataatattaattttaatatattaaaattatgattatagtttaaattatataagagataatagatcaattttatacatattaaatggtttaggatttaaggtttactttagatttgttaaatgatgaaattttatacaattaattaatgtttttatatttaaaaatatttaatctaaatttagattaaatggtttaaatcatttgatatatttaaatattagatttttgaaaaaattgataaataaataaattaatgtaacaGATTGACAATAAAAgagataatatgaattttaatttattaaaattatcattaatatagttttttaaagttttttttcatattttaaaattttttgtttttgtttttgttttcttacgtaaaaaattatataaaaattttaaaatttatctaattcttttaaatattacttaaaatttcaaaatttatttatttaaatttgatatgaattatataataattaaatatacaaatGTAAGAAAAAGTcaatcattagcggcgtttatgagaaaaacgccgcaaaatgtaagcaatagcggcgtttttcataaaaacgccgcaaatacgaaaattttcaaaacgtgaaattttacgatttaattttatttttagtggcgttttttataaaaacgccacaaaattcattttacttaaaaaatttcgCGCtgattttttcccaaatttcccccctaaaacCCAAAAACGAAAAAACTCCAAATTTCCCCCTAAAATGGAGGCACCAAAGACGATTCATCTTCTTTGATGAGAGTAGCAGTGTGAGGAATGGGAATTCATCTTCTCATTTGTTGAAACCTGAATCTGGAGAGATATTGAATTTTGGTGAGAGTAAGAGAAGTGGGAATGGGAATTTGTTCACAGGAAACTCTCCGTTCGCCGTGGAGAACAAGAAGAGGTCGCCTAATTCAAGAGGGAGCAACGGAGAAGCTATGCTTTCGTTTACTtcaagtgtaattttaccttcaTCTGGTGTGGTGAAATCAAATGGGGTGTCGGGGATTCAGATCACTCTGATCTTGAAGCTTCCGTTGTTAAGGAGGCCGATAGTAGTCCAGTCGTAGAGCCTGAAAAGAGGCCTCGAAAATAGGGGAGAAAACCGACTAATGGAAGAGAAGAGCCTCTAAATCATGTTGAAGCGGAGCGTCAAAGAAGGGAGAAGCTGGCTTCCTACCTCCACAGAAGACTTGATAACACTAAAAGAGGGAATGGTGGGAGCTCCACCTCGACCTCGAGCCTTCCCTTCATCACTCTAACCTTTACCCGAAAGAAGGAGGGAATCACGATAAGGGCAGTCACCCACCTGGGGGAAGTGTCAGGCCAATCGACCCTCAGCTGAGGAGAAGAAATATCGAAAAGATTGAACTTCAATTACGCCGCGATTTAGTAGTGATTCGGGGGAAGAGGAGCTTGGTAGCTTGCTCCAGTCCAGTTTCAGAGGTTCAGAAGCCAAAGGCAACTCTCAGACCCTTTGAGTAACCAGAAGCTTTTTGGTGTCTGTGacccaatatttattttcttggatgattgatttttattttgcaGGTGTGATTGCGTTCTATAAATTGGCTGTGGTTGAGGGAATGAGCATGAGAGCACTCATTGCTTACAGACTCATCTTCGCCACTGCTTGTATAACTCCACTTGCTTTCATCTTTGAAAGGTAACTTTCACAATTCCTCATATAATCTGTTTTTTTTAGTGTATAGGTTTTGATACCAGAATAATTCAAGAACTTAATCTTTGGTCAACCAACATAAACATAGTCAAACATGGTGGACACCATCATACTGGCGCCAAACATGCTGCTGTTGGCGATCAAGTCTTAGGCTCCTTGTTGGCTTTAGCTTCTTGCCTAACATTTGCAATTTGGTACATAATTcatgtaagttttttttatatatataatcatttttattaGGTGCATTCAGTATGTGCATTAAAAGTGAATCTAATTGTTGGATATACTCGGACTAGAAAATGAATTCGATTTAGaggaattaatcaaattaagCTTACGTCTCAAACTAATCGAGTATGTTTAAATTATTCTTGTTATGTTTGCGCATTATTGGGAGCGAGTCGCCGGTGGTGGTTGTGCTATCTGGGAGTATGAAACCCGGTTTCAAACGAGTGAGCCAATTTTTTACATgtatttaaaattaagtatttaaaaattttgagctttgatttgtgatagtcatataaatttaaatttgccAAATGTTGAACTGCTTGAACGACAAGTGACAGAAGGTTCTCATGTTCTGATGTAGAAAATCTCTAGAAAGTAGAAACAAATAGTTTTGATAAGGTTAACACCATGGTCAACTCTAACAGTCTTGTTCATGAGCTGTGTACTAGTGGTTGAACATTTTCTTTCTGAAATTTATATAGGTGTTATGGctgtaaattatttgaattaacgGGTCCCCGCCTGGTTATTCTGTATGCTGGATTTAGTACATTGCATGTTTGGTTATGCTTTGTCAGGTTCATGAGTAGCGATATAGCAAAGAAGCTGATATACTCACTAAAGGTAGCATATCCTTGATATCAAGCTAGTTGAATGTGAGCAAATACAAGTTGtggtttgtttatttgttttcaacgaactttaaactttttattatcaatcatgaaaatattttctgactATTAAAATCTCTTTCCCCACCAATGAAGTGGAGAGTGGACACTTCCAAATAGTTTTGTTTGTTTACTTGTGGAATGGTCTTAAATACATTCCAAGTTCTTCTCATTTTTTCATATGTGTGCGTGTGTGTGTGGTTGATCATTCTTTAAATATCTTCATATGTACAGCTACTGCTTGAGTATGCTAACCTTTTTAATCTTTTGACTGGACATATTCATCAAGAGACGCTAATCTCTACGATGACAGAATGTTGTACACATCTAGTAATCGTTGGTTGCAACAAAAATACATCATGGGCAGAGCTGTTGGGTAAATCAAACACCTATATATTTCTCAAAGTGTTAACAAGTTCTAGAAGTGAAAACATTTGTAAAACACTCTGATTAGGAATTTCTTGCATCACCATTTGTGCTGTATGCTTTGAGTTTCAAGTTCATCACACTTCAATAGTAAAATTACTCttctgttttattatttattgtatttttaattgtatatatCTTCTCTGAACTAATGTTTTATGTTTTCTGCATGGCAGAAAGGATCCATAACGTTCACTTATGCTTACCTGAGGTTTGttctaaatttttccaaaaattgggctgcccagaaaaaaaaacttgaaataggTTTACTTAGTACTAGTTAAATTGAGCTTGATTTTagataaatctaattattatCTTTAAGCATGATATGTTCTAATACTTTGATTTAACCTGTTGATGTATGTATTCTGACTATggaatatcatgttcaaatattcTACAAAGAAGCTAATTAGGAGATTCTGCAATTGTTGATGGTAATTGGAATTTAAGAATATAGGCTTAAGGGTTTAACTGGAATTTAAGCATGATatgttctaatattttaaatttatattgatgaATACTTTCCACCTATATTGACTTAAGTGAGTAGATATATCAGTAgtgtactttttttattccacaaacaaTCTTAAAAAGTTGAGATATATTTTTTAgatgtattttttaataatttactataaCATTATAAGACACCTAATTTACTATAACATTATAAAACTATCTTAAAAAGTTGAATTGATTTACGTATCTTTGCCATGTTCACTATGGTTTGAACAAATTAAGTTACTCTTATTTTCTTGCAGAGCATGTAGGAGCCAAATTTGCGGTTCAAATTCGAAGCCATGCTCAAAAGCTTTTCTCTAAGGCTCATTGCTTTGAGTTCATTACAAGatttccttgattaagtaaatgtattatatcttttattaccaagatttacttgattaagaaaatgcattgtatattttattaccttgcatatatattatttattttagttttgattctaaatttgtatttttacttaagtggtctaacttttggattttaattgtgttattaatttattattttaaattctaaatttaaattcattaattgttatatttatatttagttttaaagttaaaattttcgtagaaaatttaatttaaataatatttttatttatccttaaaacataatataatatttatcatagaaataaatattatttgaaaaaatatattttttaaacgatatttttttagcggcgtttgtgggaaaaagcgccgctaaagctcaatatctttagcggcgtttgtgggaaaagcgtcgctaaaggtcttggtctttagcgacgtttgtggggaagcgctgctaaaggtcttggtctttagtggcatttgtggggaagcgccgctaaagatcatggtctttagcggcgtttatgggaaaagcgccgctaaagttagcgacgctgtcattagcggcgtttttagcggcgcttctcaaAGCGCAGCAAATacttttagtggcgttaaaaaacgccgctaaaggcctaaaaaagcgccgctaaaagcctattttggtgtagtggtaGGAGCAtacgtgtgtatatatatatattacatctTACTATATAAGACATGTAAAAGGAGATAGCAGTAGGTTGGTAGGTAGGGAAGGGTAGCTAAATGAAGCAAGGTAGGCCTAGGCTGTGCCAATAATGCCCAAGTCTTGGTTGTCATCGTTGTTGGGAGAGGGAGAGCCAAAGATAGGGCCACCTTCGCCAGTAGGATCTTTCACCTTGTCCTCCAGCCTATCAACCTGAATGCCACCCTCATCCTCCTTGGACCTCAGCTCCGTTTTGCTCTTATTCT
The sequence above is drawn from the Gossypium hirsutum isolate 1008001.06 chromosome A05, Gossypium_hirsutum_v2.1, whole genome shotgun sequence genome and encodes:
- the LOC107895944 gene encoding uncharacterized protein, whose product is MSGAQGALPKESKMATIYESIQGGENKSKTELRSKEDEGGIQVDRLEDKVKDPTGEGGPIFGSPSPNNDDNQDLGIIGTA